DNA from Tachysurus fulvidraco isolate hzauxx_2018 chromosome 16, HZAU_PFXX_2.0, whole genome shotgun sequence:
TAGAATGTGCAAAGATTGAATTTGTACTAGTATAGGGATGTGATGTAAGGTAGAATGCTATTTCAGTCAAGAACGTTAACAGCAAATTAGAAGTATACCTgcactgtaaaaaatatatcCGTATATTTAACAGTGATAAACAGTAAAATTGTGACAGTAAAAAACCGtaaactataaaatattttaaaactgtagatttaatgtgaatttcgtgtaaataaatgaatctgtGAAAACCAGTAATTTGTATATtgtttctcagaaaaaaaaacttaacaataCAGTAATGCACTATTGCAGTGTTTTTAATGGAAAATTTTCATAAGGTTTATAACAAACACTATGAtttatttgttgaaaaaaaatacaggtttTAATTGTTGAATGCAAGTATGATTGTGTTGGTAATGAATGTAAGCTATAATATGACATTGtgatttttgaaatattttcacataataatgaattaaatagcACTATTAAGAAATCAAAATAACTTTACACTGAATTCATTCTTGATTCACTCCACCTTCACACATTGGTCGTGTTAATAAGCAGCAGTGGCGGTTCTAGAGCATTTCAACAGGGGGGGCCAAGCTGGGGCCAGTTGTATTGTTAGAGGGGCCAGTTACATTTAGACCTTATTGTTATATCACTGAACTGCAGGCATTAACAGGcaaaatacaatatttaaaaagattcaACAATGTATGtgcatttcaattttattttttacatttgcattacatATTCAGTATCAGTCACAGTAACTGTATTCTATGatttttgtggggtttttttgcaAAAAGATCAGCAAATTCATCTAGATTTAAGGCCTTTGCCCTCCTTGACTCAATACTTAGAACACCTAAATTGCTCAATCTGTCATCCGGTCCCCCATCACAGTTCTTGGGTATATATTCATCATTGGCTGCCTAGGTGGATCTTCCTGGGATTTGCTGATATCtgccaaaggaaaaaaaataaaatatatcactggtgtagtctacgtgatacgcaggtaaacgccgtatacccactaggaaaggccaaggatttccgtatacccactaggaaaggccaaggatttccgtatacccactaggaaaggccaaggatttccggatacccacttaaaaagcgtgaggatacgtaatgatatcgttttgtgacagaactttcattcataaattcaccccgctctgtgttgcgaacacagactgtggttgcgattgcgaatcacaaacgtttttggaccattggggcttccgtgggttttttggcgcaaatttgaaattaaataactaatgtaaaagaagatatgaaacgaaagcagacccaaactacactctttgagtgttttcggaagcctgcgcctaaagctacagcagcttcgggtgacatttcacccacgaGTACACATGTATTttgaaagctttgtaaactaccagttcattcagttcataatattctgcaatgaaagattgttggtgataaaactgaacaaatgttttttgttcactcttaaatgtacattgaaaattgacagctgataaaacctgagctccaggtcccatattcatataacatttaaggctaaatgtagctcttattAAAAGAtatatagttcacccaaaaatgaaaattgcgtcatttttaaaaatatcatcttttgtgttaaatagaagaaagaaactacacaattttcatttttgggtgaactttatacctttaagagctacatttagccttaaaagttatatgaatatgggacctggagcacaggtttatcagctgtctgtcttttgttgcttataataaatgtgaatgttgataacacataagcagtctctcaattacatgtagatgcatattttatgcgttagtgagtgtggtggtgcctatggggtgtcgcacTAGGGTGGGtacgtatgaggctgggaggggggaaaaaaatcacagtatactcactacaaaaaactagactacaccactgaaatatatatatatatatatatatatataagtatgtaTACTCTTTTCATTTCAGCAAAGAGttatcatttacataaatattgagAATTAAGTTTTAAGTGCACTTATTACTTCATCTGTCTATCTTACCATTTTTCAGTTTTCCATTATTTGCTGATGAGaatgtatttatatacttattttaCCACCCTCATTtttactttgtcatgtttttttgttgttattactacaattatatacaaaaatattttgttggtattactattaCCTGGACTATtactctgtctcactgtgtacCTTATCTTTTCTATGGAAGAACGACATGATCTCCTTCTATCTCTTCATTTTGGTGAGAAGAGCAAAAGCAATGGCGACCAAGAAGCTTATGAATTAATTTACTGAAAATAACTGACTTGCTAGGTAACTAACTCAGAACCATGAGTTATATATAAGCTTTCCTCCGCGGCAAAATacataagtctctatgtgcagacgactgagagacagattccaagggaccgtctgcaaagtgcaaaacccgaaaagcgtcaataacttcactgtaatacactgtaagtgttgtagtataactatcaggacatcagtgatgtgtgagctgaatttggtgatagtacagtgtattacagtgaagtgactgttttttgtattcgcttttcgggtgttgcactttgcagacggtcccttggaatctgtctctcagtcgtCTGCAtatagagacttgtgtattttcCGCTTTCcacggaggaaagctgatattgaggaaaagtgggttgtagctgcctctctacattactattataaaaaaaggaggtgttatttgtgtaataagagCGTTTAGCTccggagttattgactcgggaaactccaatctgtgaatatgcggccaactttacttaagtgaGATTAGCTGGTTTAACGTTATGCATTTACCTATGCAACTTTACTTGCCTCTATATTTCCTTCTTTGCTTGAAGTCTTCAATTATAATATTCGCGCAAAACTTTCACCAACTTCTGAGTAGTAAAAACCTGCGGATGAATGTCCTACGATACTGTTGTGTTCCGCTTTAAGCAGTCCCTCTAGAAAATGTGTGGGTTATATTTCTGTTCCGCGTTGCCACTGTCTAATAACGGATGTAAAACACAACGAttgcaaaaaaaacagttttatgaaaattattttacactCCACATTTACGGGGGCCAAGCTTGTTGTCACAGGGGCACTCTCAACGTTTCAAATGCTACTACGAGCGCCATCGGCGCAGCCAATAGGAAGCGCGCTCACATTTAACTCCGGATTTAACTTAAACAACCCTCGAACTTTAATACTTATCACCTTATATATACTGCTGAAAAAATGAAGGGCACACTTCTATTACACACTGGATCTCGATAAACCAAATATACAAGTAAAAACTAAATACTTCACTGATCACAAAATCGTCtgtctgaaatgtcaaaacTAAATATTCTCGAAAACAAAATCTTCTTCACTATGTTTACTAACAATTTACTACACAGCATGAAATCACTTTATGATTGTCGCAGTCTCTTGCTTCACTCTGATTGGACAGATCCAAGCGCGCACTTATTCAGTATTTCGGAATGACGTCATCAATATTCTGCTCGTCCACCTGTTTACATTTAAGTTTAAACTCCAGGAGTCCGCGAGTTTCTGTATAAACGCTTTACACGGATCTTACAAACGCTTCTGAAAATGAGCGGAAACGTCGATTCAACATTAGAAGCCGAGATATCAGGTATTTGTATATGATGTAGTCAGATATCAGAAATAATCCGAtcgtctttcttttgttttttattttattttccactcaGCGGCCAAGAAAACTCAGGAGAGCTGCTGCTAGCttgttgatgatgataattTTTGAGTTcttaatctttctttctttctttctttctttctttcttttacaaatcatttgttAATGAAGATGGATGAATATGTTAGATCGCCGCCCTGCTAACTAGTTAGCGCTAGAGATCAACTGTCACAATCTAGTTAGCAATTGTCTATCTGTATAAACATCTATAGTTCAATAACACTGAGCTCCTATCTGTTGTTTACAAATCATTTAGCTGGGATGGAAGTCCGGATCAACCGAAGAAACTTTCCCATCAACTTGTGGAATCTGGTGAATGATCCTCAGATTTGTTCAATCTGCTGGGATGACAGTGGGGAAGGAATCCTGATCTGTCCAGAGTCCTTCAAAGCTGAAGTGCTGTCTAAAGCCAACAAGGAGAAGATCTTCAGAACTACTAATTTCATCAGTTTTGTTCGCCAGCTAAACCTGTATGGCTTCAGAAAAGTTTGCCCAGACTATAAGATCTCGTTGAAGCAAGTCGGCTTCATACAGCACTTTTACAACCCGAACTTCAAACGGGCCAACCCGGAGCTTCTGGCAAAGCTACAGAGACTCACACCTTCCAACAGGGCCAAGCTTACCACTGGGCAAGATGTCTCCAACCACCCAGGTACTTTTCATCCAGTGCTGAATTCACCCGACATCTCTGCTGTGGTCGGTCAGTAGATGTTCAGAACAAACTATCATTTATTCTTTCGTTTATATATTTAGGAGCTGCattgtattgtaatattgtttCAGAATAATGTATTAGTGACATCTGGTTAACATGTTACTCAACACTGAGCCATTTGTCAGcctttattgttttgtgttcgTTTTGTTGCAGAGAATCATAGCTGTATCCCAGGAGCTTTGGATCCCAACATGCCCTGCTCCCAAGAAGAAGTTGCCTCCTCCGCTCATTGTGGCTATTATCCTGTGAGAGCtgagaaacttttttattttacatattaatcAAAAGGAATTGTCAGTGCAATTATTTTAGCCTGTGTAACTACAATAAGGTTTGGTAGGAATGTAAACTTTAAACCTTAATGTGTGCTCTAACACAGAACCACTTATTGTCCAGGACTCATTTAGCCACCTTCTGTACACTGGCCAGGATCCTAACTGGGAATCAGCTGATGTCCCGGACGACTCATTTAGCCACCTCCAGTACACTGGCCAGGATCCAAACTGTGAATTAGCTGATGTCCAGGACGACACATTTAGCCACCTTCTGTACACTGGCCAGGATCCAGATCCCAGGAAGAGTCACATGAACCTGGACACTGTATTCAATGCAGAAGATGCAATGGAGGTCAGGTTATACAGAAAGTGTTAAAATACAGTTAATTCAGATTAGATGATCCTCCCACAGTAACACCCcatgtgctaattgtgtgtgtgtgtgtgtgtgtgtgtgtgtgtgtgtgtgtgtgtgtgtgtgtgtgtgtgtgtgtgttttctccctaTTCAGGCTGCTGATTTTTTCACTCTGCTTGACTTGTGAAGACAGttaaatatcattaattatttatattaatgtttgtttatttttttatatttattaaataattctaaTCTTTATGCCATCTCTTGTATTattctgaaacatttctttaataaaaagacataaaacatgAATATACCAATAGCTCTTGCAGAGGCATTTATTATATCAAATGCAATGTGACATTTGtatgaaattaaaatttgtACATCAGTCTAATCATAACTattgtgacaataaaggtgacttgacttgacttaagaATAACTTTAAAAAATTGCATGTATTGATCattctttttagatttaaatataaatttagtgCAACTTTGATAAgtattattttaatgcaaatttgACTTAGCAATAAATTCTAACCACATCTTAAAGGTGAATGTATGAAACAATGCACAGAAAAGTGCGGCCTGATGCACGAAATGtactaaatgatttattcaacaaagtaatttattttttgtagcttCTATACACTTATTTGGTAAAGATTTGGAAATAAGTTATGAACAACGTTCTAATATTTAACAAAAGATATGAAACAAGAATCAATGCAGTAGAATATTGAATATGCCCAGTTTTGCCTAAGAACTATATATAGGCTGATGGTGGTGTAGAACCTGCATGAAGCTTTAAACAGTGCCCTAGAGGTTTAACTTACAGAAACTGGTCAGTCATTACAATGTGCTCTGAGCGGACATCATTTGGAtgatattgaatttattttcctgcacacagagcagtaaaagAGAGACAGTAGTGAATCTTGTAGTTGTAGTTGAGctccacacacagcagttcTTCCTTCCTCTGCTGCTCAGTCTAACAGTACACTGTAAAAAGTCATTTGTTCTCTCAACAACTATAAAGTGATATGATGAGTAACTATTACTTAAAACAttgcatatttaattattttttagctTTTCTTCACAAACACTTGTGCATACAACTTGAAAATATACATCATAATGTGAACTTTAGACTATGCATATAGTCAAGTTAAAATGTGTGCGTGGACAAAAACTCTTAAAAGtagggaaataaaaatgtaagtattaaaatgtaaagtataAGTTTTACTTTAGTAAACccacctttttttcttcttttttttgagaCACTTCCATATCACATGTCCATAACATAATCATTATATCTTGTTGGCCGTATTACTGCCCTGCCACTTGTTGTGTGGTGAGTTGGATGTTCAGCCATTCTCACTGGAGAATTTTCAGGTGGAAGGTCATGTGGTCTGGGTGTCTGAGTGGACGTCGTCCGAATGTTCATCAGGATCAACACCTTCGCAGAGACTTGGATGTATCTTTCTTAAGTGGCGTCGATTCCTCCTGAAAGTCTTTCCAGCTGGTGTTTGCACTGTGTAAGACCGGGGTTCATCTCTCTGGTGCACCACTACAGCAGGCTTCCATCCATGTCTGGTCTGCATGTGTACAGTAGATCCTGGGACAAGCTTAGGTAATGTCTTGGCATGTGGGTTGTACTGATGCCGCATACGAGATTGCAAATCCACCAGCcttttgtgtatatgttgtggGGTTGTCTGTTGAAGCACAGCACTAGAGCATGGCACTGTGACAGTAATACCAGATGTGGGTCTGTGCCTGTTTGCATCGCTTTCTTCAACGCATGTTTAACAGTCTTTAATGCTCATTCAGCAAGTCCATTGGACTGAGGGTGTC
Protein-coding regions in this window:
- the LOC125138941 gene encoding heat shock transcription factor, Y-linked-like isoform X2, translated to MSGNVDSTLEAEISAGMEVRINRRNFPINLWNLVNDPQICSICWDDSGEGILICPESFKAEVLSKANKEKIFRTTNFISFVRQLNLYGFRKVCPDYKISLKQVGFIQHFYNPNFKRANPELLAKLQRLTPSNRAKLTTGQDVSNHPGTFHPVLNSPDISAVVENHSCIPGALDPNMPCSQEEVASSAHCGYYPDPNWESADVPDDSFSHLQYTGQDPNCELADVQDDTFSHLLYTGQDPDPRKSHMNLDTVFNAEDAMEAADFFTLLDL
- the LOC125138941 gene encoding heat shock transcription factor, Y-linked-like isoform X1, whose translation is MSGNVDSTLEAEISAGMEVRINRRNFPINLWNLVNDPQICSICWDDSGEGILICPESFKAEVLSKANKEKIFRTTNFISFVRQLNLYGFRKVCPDYKISLKQVGFIQHFYNPNFKRANPELLAKLQRLTPSNRAKLTTGQDVSNHPGTFHPVLNSPDISAVVENHSCIPGALDPNMPCSQEEVASSAHCGYYPDSFSHLLYTGQDPNWESADVPDDSFSHLQYTGQDPNCELADVQDDTFSHLLYTGQDPDPRKSHMNLDTVFNAEDAMEAADFFTLLDL
- the LOC125138941 gene encoding heat shock factor protein 5-like isoform X4; this translates as MSGNVDSTLEAEISAGMEVRINRRNFPINLWNLVNDPQICSICWDDSGEGILICPESFKAEVLSKANKEKIFRTTNFISFVRQLNLYGFRKVCPDYKISLKQVGFIQHFYNPNFKRANPELLAKLQRLTPSNRAKLTTGQDVSNHPENHSCIPGALDPNMPCSQEEVASSAHCGYYPDPNWESADVPDDSFSHLQYTGQDPNCELADVQDDTFSHLLYTGQDPDPRKSHMNLDTVFNAEDAMEAADFFTLLDL
- the LOC125138941 gene encoding heat shock factor protein 5-like isoform X3 produces the protein MSGNVDSTLEAEISAGMEVRINRRNFPINLWNLVNDPQICSICWDDSGEGILICPESFKAEVLSKANKEKIFRTTNFISFVRQLNLYGFRKVCPDYKISLKQVGFIQHFYNPNFKRANPELLAKLQRLTPSNRAKLTTGQDVSNHPENHSCIPGALDPNMPCSQEEVASSAHCGYYPDSFSHLLYTGQDPNWESADVPDDSFSHLQYTGQDPNCELADVQDDTFSHLLYTGQDPDPRKSHMNLDTVFNAEDAMEAADFFTLLDL